One segment of Hemibagrus wyckioides isolate EC202008001 linkage group LG05, SWU_Hwy_1.0, whole genome shotgun sequence DNA contains the following:
- the adgra2 gene encoding adhesion G protein-coupled receptor A2 — MLGRSARASFRGRSLLVLLLLLLGFARACRELLSGGCSCTDERAKGHTAQAGARKRVSCAGKELTETPEASLMPNRTISLNLSNNRIRVLRNGSFAGLYLLDKLDLKNNLISTIMPGAFHSLTALRKLDLSNNRIGCLTPDMFQGLTNLTKLNISGNIFSSLEPNIFQELPSLKLVNFDSEFLSCDCGLQWVPGFFRTSSARLGDETLCMYPRRFQNRPLRELKESDLTCEGPLELHTLFLLPSLRQVVFKGDRLPFHCTAARVDKITTVHWRHKGRPVTNNPENGVLLEESVLHDCTVITSELILSNVHVDASGEWECVVTTGRGNVSRSVEIVVLENSATFCPEQRVSNNRGEFRWPRTLAGITSYQHCLQLRYPSLAGGGAVDQKRASRYCDRSGHWEEGDYSQCLYTNDITNVLHTFILMPINASNALTLAHQVRTYTLEAAGFTDTVDVFYVAQMMQKFMDYLDQSRELSEVLVEMGSNLMQVSDQILSQAQKEKRACSSIVGSLETLAWPQLHPNAQYLSMTSRNIVMEAHLIRPAHFTGMTCTAYERRESSDAGGIDVTDSTHEQQLHFRCTTGTHNMSLNSFPLKNAVALASVSLPASLFPPNAPTECKLQFVAFRTGRFFPFIGNSSSTARKRSVNTPVIYVGLDGCTMWNQSAPVIVSLRHTSPGKDPVAAHWSLQALMHDGSWSTDGCQLAHGDASISTLRCSVLSNYAVLQEVPDIPDVVLTPVKVLHPVVYTCTAALLLCLFTIIFTYILHHSSVRITRKSWHTLLNTCFHIAMTTAVFAGGITLTSHPIVCQAVGIVLHYSSLSTLLWIGVSARVLYKEALWRSPRQPEGEAAAVPTQRPMLRFYLIAGGVPLIICGITAAVNINNYGDNIPYCWLVWQPSIGAFYVPAGLVILVTWIYFLCTIARLRCRSSKSAKEPPSSTSGSSPLPEAQPALSGSTSLLSTDSAVGPVHVEMVQEDQYSLKVQFLALVATQFVFLLLCCCGAMAMWHMDRERKLFSCLYGGTATGLGIFLVLHHCFKRLDVQAAWLGCCRGYHRSQPIPAYSQPCTTTAGVQSTSERGSQLFVGSLPPAEQSNYSSSARSSSTPSGTSSIGTGPCKLTNLLQVTQDNANNATRALAGTNTSTSTENTNSKPANNLLLPSISTTLPAQQQQRKKTSSRTKAGSGQYHHRGEGRGHYRLKALRGGGGSVGALGPPGVDQVNIHHVQRYASSENGSLRNSHSESHNGPLTNGRHRTEGPGTSPSEGSDGGSSGSRKPFPLLPSIASRVAMQQNGQRRSASRDNLKLVNAADKDYKRGSYLLNTDTVTATGTTSGTTSSTLPATSNGMLKGSIIELDANGSDHSQGSVGMRPGVWKSETTV; from the exons CGACCTGTCCAACAACCGGATCGGCTGCCTGACTCCAGATATGTTCCAGGGACTCACCAACCTCACCAAGCT gaaCATTTCAGGAAACATCTTCTCTTCGCTGGAGCCAAACATCTTCCAGGAGCTTCCCTCGCTCAAGCTGGT GAACTTTGACTCGGAGTTCCTGTCATGTGACTGTGGCCTGCAGTGGGTGCCGGGTTTCTTCCGCACAAGTTCAGCCAGACTGGGAGACGAGACGCTTTGCATGTATCCCAGAAGGTTCCAGAACAGACCACTGAGAGAGCTGAAGGAAAGCGACCTGACCTGCG AAGGCCCCTTGGAGCTGCACACTTTGTTTCTGTTACCCTCACTGCGCCAAGTAGTGTTTAAAGGAGACAGGCTGCCGTTTCACTGTACCGCTGCCCGGGTAGACAAAATCACCACCGTACACTGGCGCCACAAAGGCCGACCCGTCACTAACAACCCTGAGAACGGGGTCCTTCTAGAGGAGAGCGTTCTACATGACTGCACCGTCATCACCAG CGAGCTGATCTTGTCGAACGTGCATGTTGACGCGAGCGGCGAATGGGAGTGCGTGGTGACGACAGGACGAGGGAACGTCTCGCGTAGCGTGGAGATCGTCGTTCTGGAAAACAGCGCCACCTTCTGCCCTGAGCAAAGAGTGTCTAATAACAGAGGAGAGTTCAG GTGGCCAAGAACTCTGGCTGGAATTACGTCATATCAGCACTGCCTGCAGCTGCGTTATCCGTCCCTGGCTGGAGGGGGTGCCGTCGATCAGAAGAGGGCGTCTCGCTACTGCGATCGCTCCGGTCACTGGGAGGAAGGAGACTACTCTCAGTGCCTCTACACCAACGACATCACCAACGTTCTTCATACCTTCATACTG ATGCCTATCAATGCCTCCAATGCTTTGACACTGGCACACCAGGTGAGGACCTACACGTTGGAGGCAGCAGGCTTCACTGATACAGTGGATGTTTTCTACGTGGCACAGATGATGCAGAAATTTATGGATTATCTTGACCAGTCTCGCGAG CTGTCAGAAGTCCTGGTGGAGATGGGCAGCAATCTGATGCAGGTATCTGATCAGATATTGTCCCAGGCTCAGAAGGAGAAGAGAGCCTGCAGCTCAATAGTCGGCTCTCTGGAAACCTTAGCATGGCCACAGCTTCACCCCAATGCCCAGTATCTCTCCATG ACGTCTCGAAATATCGTGATGGAAGCTCACTTGATACGCCCCGCCCACTTCACTGGCATGACCTGCACTGCCtatgagagaagagagagctCTGATGCCGGGGGAATCGACGTGACAGACTCCACCCACGAGCAGCAGCTCCACTTCCGCTGTACAACAGGAACCCACAACATGTCACTAAACTCTTTCCCTTTAAAG AATGCTGTAGCACTTGCTTCGGTCTCTCTGCCTGCATCCCTGTTCCCTCCAAACGCTCCGACCGAATGCAAACTGCAGTTTGTTGCTTTTCGTACCGGGAGATTCTTCCCATTTATTGGAAACTCCAGCAGCACAGCTCGTAAGAGGAGTGTAAACACGCCAGTCATCTACGTAGGCCTCG ACGGATGCACCATGTGGAACCAGTCAGCTCCCGTCATTGTGTCCCTGCGACACACATCGCCTGGAAAAGACCCAGTGGCTGCACACTGGAGTCTGCAGGCGCTCATGCATGACGGGAGTTGGAGTACAGACGGCTGTCAGTTAGCGCACGGCGACGCTAGCATCTCAACGCTACGGTGCAGCGTGCTCAGTAACTATGCAGTGCTTCAG gAGGTGCCTGATATCCCAGATGTTGTTCTCACTCCGGTGAAAGTCCTCCACCCGGTGGTGTACACCTGCACTGCAGCGCTCCTCTTGTGCCTTTTCACCATCATCTTTACCTACATCCTGCACCACAG CTCCGTTCGGATCACGCGTAAAAGCTGGCACACCCTCCTCAACACCTGTTTTCACATTGCCATGACGACAGCGGTGTTTGCTGGGGGCATCACTTTAACTAGCCATCCGATCGTGTGCCAAGCA gtgggCATTGTTCTTCACTATTCTTCATTGTCCACTCTGTTGTGGATCGGCGTCAGCGCCCGGGTGCTCTATAAGGAGGCCTTGTGGCGGTCTCCACGGCAACCAGAAGGCGAGGCCGCAGCGGTGCCCACTCAGCGGCCCATGCTCAG gTTTTATCTAATAGCCGGCGGCGTTCCTCTCATCATATGCGGGATCACCGCGGCTGTCAATATTAACAACTACGGAGACAACATTCCTta CTGTTGGTTGGTATGGCAGCCCAGTATTGGAGCTTTCTATGTTCCTGCTGGCCTTGTGATCCTGGTGACCTGGATCTACTTCCTGTGTACAATTGCACGCTTAAGATGCCGAAGCTCCAAGAGTGCCAAGGAACCCCCAAGCTCCACCTCTGGATCCTCTCCTTTACCCGAAGCCCAGCCAGCTCTAAGTGGCAGCACCAGTTTACTTTCAACAGACTCTGCAGTTGGCCCAGTGCATGTTGAAATGGTGCAGGAGGACCAGTACTCACTGAAAGTGCAGTTCTTGGCACTGGTAGCGACTCAGTTTGTGTTTTTGCTTCTGTGTTGTTGCGGTGCAATGGCTATGTGGCAcatggacagagagaggaagttATTTAGCTGTCTGTATGGAGGAACGGCGACAGGGCTGGGAATCTTTTTAGTGCTCCATCACTGCTTCAAACGCTTGGATGTTCAGGCAGCTTGGCTTGGATGTTGCCGGGGGTACCATCGATCACAGCCGATTCCTGCCTACAGCCAACCCTGCACCACCACTGCTGGAGTCCAGAGCACTTCAGAAAGGGGCTCGCAGCTTTTTGTTGGCTCACTTCCTCCAGCAGAGCAAAGCAACTACTCTTCTTCTGCCAGGTCGTCCTCCACTCCGAGTGGCACCAGCAGTATCGGCACTGGACCCTGCAAGCTCACCAACCTTTTGCAGGTGACGCAGGACAATGCCAACAACGCTACACGTGCTCTGGCAGGCACCAACACCAGCACTAGCACGGAGAACACCAACAGCAAACCTGCCAACAACCTGCTGCTGCCAAGTATTAGCACCACACTACCTGCTCAGCAGCAACAGCGAAAAAAGACTAGCAGTAGAACTAAGGCGGGAAGTGGCCAGTACCACCACCGGGGGGAGGGAAGGGGACATTATCGTCTGAAAGCACTACGAGGTGGTGGGGGCAGTGTAGGTGCCTTGGGCCCACCTGGAGTGGACCAAGTcaacattcatcatgttcagagATATGCATCCAGCGAGAACGGAAGTCTTCGAAACAGCCATTCGGAGAGCCATAATGGTCCACTGACCAATGGGAGACACCGTACAGAAGGACCAGGAACAAGTCCGTCAGAAGGAAGCGACGGAGGAAGCAGTGGAAGCAGGAAGCCTTTCCCGCTTTTGCCCTCTATAGCAAGTCGGGTTGCAATGCAGCAGAATGGACAGAGGCGCAGCGCAAGCAGAGACAACCTTAAATTGGTCAATGCAGCTGATAAAGACTATAAACGAGGTTCATACCTGTTGAACACTGACACCGTAACAGCTACTGGAACTACAAGCGGGACGACCTCATCCACACTACCTGCCACATCGAATGGAATGCTAAAAGGTTCAATCATCGAACTGGACGCAAATGGATCGGACCATTCGCAGGGGTCAGTCGGGATGAGGCCTGGGGTCTGGAAGAGTGAGACGACGGTGTGA